Proteins from a genomic interval of Streptomyces sp. NBC_00820:
- a CDS encoding helix-turn-helix domain-containing protein, translated as MTLRIDISGLPSERVRFAASPLAELTAMLHVLAEPGHHPQFAGWAADVWTGLRDEPAERLKEAEFLWRSSQADFLIPARPRPTLAEELDDVDRIDDETYVTAALVTTCGSSRVHFPGASPLTDTTARERALGVAQARGARQEAFAERLLADPAAVRARVRHTLEECAEAFFDDAWAGVAVQLATDLRLRNELLRRHGTGAALASVSGAVTLAPDGDCIIVDKVQDKATVARGAGVTFIPSVFGRPHLVAVHAPGWHPVVQYPVAEPSPAEPVSLETVTLRLEALSHPVRLRLLRTLARGPHTTAELALFWELSPPEVSRHLAVLRRAGLLAARRQGRYVRYTLNLSDLTALGADLLAAVLR; from the coding sequence ATGACGCTGAGGATCGACATCAGCGGTCTGCCGTCCGAGCGAGTGCGGTTCGCCGCCTCCCCGCTGGCCGAACTGACCGCGATGCTGCACGTGCTGGCCGAACCCGGTCACCATCCGCAGTTCGCCGGCTGGGCCGCGGACGTCTGGACCGGGCTGCGGGACGAGCCGGCCGAGCGGCTCAAGGAGGCCGAGTTCCTCTGGCGTTCCTCACAGGCCGACTTCCTGATCCCCGCGCGGCCCCGGCCGACCCTCGCCGAGGAACTGGACGACGTGGACCGGATCGACGACGAGACGTATGTGACCGCCGCGCTCGTCACCACGTGCGGCAGCAGCCGGGTCCATTTTCCCGGCGCGTCGCCGCTCACCGACACGACCGCGCGCGAGCGGGCACTGGGTGTGGCCCAGGCCCGCGGCGCACGGCAGGAGGCCTTCGCGGAACGGCTGCTCGCGGACCCGGCCGCGGTGCGGGCGCGGGTGCGCCACACCCTCGAAGAATGCGCCGAAGCCTTCTTCGACGACGCCTGGGCGGGCGTCGCGGTGCAGCTCGCCACCGATCTGCGACTGAGGAACGAACTGCTCAGGCGTCACGGCACCGGGGCGGCACTCGCCTCGGTCTCCGGCGCGGTCACCCTGGCACCGGACGGCGACTGCATCATCGTGGACAAGGTGCAGGACAAGGCGACCGTTGCCCGTGGCGCCGGGGTCACCTTCATCCCCAGCGTCTTCGGCCGCCCGCACCTGGTGGCGGTCCACGCGCCCGGGTGGCATCCGGTGGTGCAGTACCCCGTCGCCGAGCCGAGTCCGGCGGAGCCGGTCTCTCTGGAGACGGTCACACTCCGGCTGGAGGCACTCTCGCATCCGGTACGGCTGCGACTCCTGCGCACCCTGGCCCGCGGCCCCCACACCACCGCCGAGCTGGCCCTCTTCTGGGAACTCTCGCCCCCGGAGGTGTCCCGCCACCTTGCCGTCCTGCGCCGCGCGGGCCTGCTCGCGGCTCGACGGCAGGGTCGTTACGTCCGGTACACCCTCAATCTGTCCGACCTGACGGCGTTGGGCGCCGACCTGCTGGCGGCCGTGTTGCGCTGA